The sequence CGTTGAAGAAGATGCGCTCCAGCGCCTCCGACAGCGGCAGGTGGTCGTAATCGCCGGGCAGGGCGATCATGCTCTCATTATGCGTTTCGATGATCGCCGCCATGAGCTCCGACTTGCTGGGGAACAGCCGGTAAAGCGTGGTCTTGGAAATGCGGCAGCGGGACGCGACGATGTCAGTGGTCATGCGCGCATAGCCCAGCTCCTGGAAGATGAGCAGCGCCTGATTCACGATCGACCGGCGCTTTGCGGCGTCCGGCACGGCCTTCGGGCGGCCGCGCGGACGGGGCCGCGTCGCCCTCATCTGCATCTTGCTCTCTGACACGTGACTGGCACCCCCCTCACCGTGACCCTCCACCGGTCAATTGACAGACAGACAATGCGGATAATATAGATACGGAACGGTACTATAAATAGGAATTTCACGGTGTCGTCATTCTACGCCGCACGTTCGATGCGCATTCCCGCGGCTTTCGCCCTGATCCTCGCGCTTTCCGGGTGCGATGGTCGCGACGGCGGTCCGCCGCAGGGGCCGGGGCCGCAGGGACGGCCGCAGGTCGGCGTCGTGACGGTCAGCCCGCAATCCGTCGCCATCACCGCCGAGATGCCGGGCCGCACCACGGCCTCGCTCGTCGCCGAAGTGCGTCCGCAGGTCGGCGGCATCATCAAGTCGCGGCTCTTCGAGGAAGGTTCCGAGGTCAAGGCGGGCGACGCCCTCTACCAGATCGACCCGGCGAGCTATCAGGCCTCCTATGACAGCGCGCAGGCGAGCCTGCAGAAGGCCGAGGCGGCGGTGCCCAGCGCCCAGTCCAAGGTCGATCGCTACGAAGGGCTGATCAAGCAGAACGCTGTCAGCAAGCAGGATTACGATGACGCGGTTGCGTCGCTGGCGCAGGCCAAGGCCGACGTTGCCGCTGCCAAGGCGGATGTCGACACCGCCCGCATCAATCTCGATTACACCCGCATCACCGCCCCGATCGGCGGGCGGATTGACAAGTCGACACTGACCCCCGGCGCACTGGTGACGGCGAGCCAGGACACCGCGCTCACCACGATACGTACGCTCGATCCGATCAATGTCGATGTCACACAGTCCAGCACCAATCTGCTGAACCTGCGACAGGCGATCCGCGACGGACGGATCAAGATTTCCGGCGACAATGTCCAGGTGCGGCTGGAACTCGACAATGGCGAGACCTACGCCCATCCCGGCACGCTCGAATTCACCTCGGCCTATGTGGATACGACCACCGGCACCTATGGCGTGCGCGCGCAGTTTCCCAATCCCGAGCGGCTGCTGCTGCCGGGCATGTATGTGCGCGCCATCATCGAGGAGGGCGTGGCGCCGGACAGTTTCCTCGTTCCCCAGCGCGGCGTGACGCGCAACACCAAGGGTGAACCTGTCGCGCTTGTCGTCAATGGCGATAACAAGGTCGAGCAGCGCGTGCTCACCGTCTCGCGCAGCGTCGGCAATAGCTGGCTGGTGGACAGCGGTATCCGTGACGGCGACCGGGTCATTGTCGAGGGTAGCCAGTTCGCGCGCCCCGGACAGGATGTCACCCCCGTCGATGTGGTGGTGGACGACACCACCGGCGAGGTGCTGGAGCGCGGGCAGCAGAGCGCGGCGCCCGGCAAAGACCAGGCCTCGCCGCCAACCGCTGCCTCACCCAATCCGTCGAAGTGAGGGCGCGACCATGTCCCGCTTTTTCATTGACCGCCCCGTTTTCGCCTGGGTTCTGGCGCTGCTGGTCATGCTCGGCGGCGTGCTGGCGCTGAACACCCTGCCAATCGCGCAATATCCGCAGATCGCCCCGCCGACGGTCAGCGTCACCGCCTCCTATCCCGGGGCCGACGCCCAGACCGTGGAGAACTCGGTCACCAAGGTGATCGAGCAGGGCCTGACCGGCATAGACAATCTCGACTACATGTCGGCGACCTCGACCTCGACGGGGCAAGCGACGATCACGCTCACCTTCACCAATGCGGCGGATCCCGACATCGCGCAGATGCAGGTGCAGAACAAGCTGCAACTGGTGACGCCGCAACTTCCGAGCGTGGTGCAGACCAATGGCATCTCGGTCGACAAGGCGTCCGACGGCTTCCTGATGGTGATCGGCTTCGTCTCGACCGATGGTCGCATGTCGTCCACCGACGTGTCGGACTATGTCGATTCAACCCTCAACGACACGCTGCGGCGTATCGAGGGCGTGGGCTCGACCACGCTGTTCGGCTCCTCCTATGCCATGCGCATCTGGCTCGACCCGGAAAAGCTCGCCAAGTACCAGTTGATGCCGAGCGATGTGGCCAGCGCCATACAGGCGCAGAACACACAGGTGTCGGCCGGGCAGGTCGGCGGGCTGCCGGCACGCCCCGGCCAGCAGCTCAACGCCACCGTCACGTCCCGTTCGCGGCTGCAGACACCCGAGCAGTTCCGCAACATCATCGTCAAGAGCACGTCCGACGGCTCGCTGGTGCGCATCAATGATGTCGCCACAGTCGAACTGGCGGCAGAGAGCTACACCACTGCCTCGCGCTATAACGGCATGCCGGCCGGTGGCCTCGCCATCAATCTCGCGACGGGAGCCAATGCCGTCGCCACGGCGGAGCGGGTGAAGTCCGCCATCGAGCGGATGAAGCCGACCTTCCCGGAGAATGTCGACGTCGTCTATCCCTACGACACAACCCCCTTCGTCCTGCTGTCGATCGAGGAGGTGGTGCGCACGCTGGTCGAGGCCATCGGTCTTGTCTTCGTGGTCATGTTCATCTTCCTGCAGAACGTCCGCGCGACGCTCATCCCCTCTCTGGCGGTGCCGGTGGTGCTGCTCGGCACCTTCGGCGTGCTGGCGCTGTTCGGCTACTCCATCAACACGCTCACCATGTTCGCCATGGTGCTGGCCATTGGCCTGCTCGTCGACGACGCGATCGTCGTGGTGGAGAATGTCGAGCGGGTGATGGAGGAGGAGGGCCTGTCGCCCAAGGAGGCGACCCGCAAATCCATGGGCGAGATCACCGGCGCGCTGGTCGGCATCGCCACCGTGCTGTCGGCCGTGTTCATTCCCATGGCGTTTTTCGGTGGCTCGGTCGGCGTCATCTACCGGCAGTTCTCCGTCACCATCGTCTCGGCGATGATCCTCTCGGTTCTGGTGGCGCTGATACTGACGCCGGCGCTGTGCGCCACCATCCTCAAGCCGCCGCGCGAGCATGCGAAGAGCCGTGGCTTCTTCGGCTGGTTCAACCGCAATTTCGACCGCACCACCACGGCCTATCGCAGCGGGGCCGCCGGGGTGCTGGCGCGTGCGGGGCGCTTCCTCGCAATCTTCCTCGTGCTCGCCATCGGCATGGGCTGGATGTTCGTGCGGCTGCCATCCTCCTTCCTGCCGGAGGAGGACCAGGGCATCCTCATCACTATGGTGCAGCTCCCGGCCGGCGCGACCGCGGACCGCACCGAGAAGGTGCTGGACACCGTCCGCCAGCATTTCCTCGAAGGGGAAAAAGAGGCGGTCGAGGGCATTTTCACCGTCAACGGCTTCGGTTTCAGCGGCGAGGGCCAGAATCTCGGCATCGCCTTCATCCGCCTGAAGCCTTTTGATGAGCGAAAGTCGCCCGCCGTCTCCGCCGCCGCCGTCGCCGGCCGCGCCATGGCGCAGCTTCATGTGCGCGACGCGATGGTCTTCACGCTCAATCCGCCGGCGATCCAGGGCATGGGCAATTCCGGCGGCTTCAGCTTCTATCTTCAGGACATGACCGGCGTCGGGCACGAAAAGCTGATGGCGGCGCGCAACCAGCTTCTCGGCATGGCCGCCCAGGATCATCGCCTGGTGGCGACGCGGCCGAACGGGCTGGAGGACCAGCCCCAGCTTGTGGTCGATATCGACCAGGAGAAGGCGAGCGCGCTCGGCGTGTCGCTCGCAGACATCAATGACACGCTCTCCACCGCCTGGGGCAGCGATTATGTGAACGACTTCCTCGACCGCGGCCGGGTGAAGAAGGTCTATCTCCAGTCGGCCGCCGATTTCCGCATGCAGCCGGAGGATCTCGCCAAATGGGAGGTCCGCAACTCCAGCGGCACGATGGTGCCCTTTTCCTCCTTCGCCTCGACGCGCTGGACCTATGGCTCGCCTCGGCTGGAGCGCTTCAACGGCGCCTCGGCGGTGGAGATACAGGGGCAGGCGGCGCCGGGCGTCTCTTCGGGCGTGGCGATGGACGCCATCGACACGCTAGTCGGCCAGCTTCCGCCGGGCTTCACCCATGAATGGACCGGCCTGTCGCATCAGGAACGTCTCTCCGCCAATCAGGCGACGGCGCTCTACGCCATTTCCGTGCTGGTCATCTTCCTCTGCCTCGCCGCGCTTTATGAAAGCTGGTCGATCCCTTTCGCCGTGCTGATGTCGGTGCCGATCGGCATATTCGGCGCGCTGCTGGCGGCCACCTTGTTCGACCAGAGCAACGACGTCTATTTCAAGGTCGGCCTGCTCACTACCATCGGCCTCGCGGCGAAGAACGCGATCCTGATCGTCGAATTCGCCATTGAGCGGCAAGCGCATGGGGTGAGCCTCGTCGAGGCGACCCTGGACGCGGCCCGCCAGCGGCTGCGTCCGATCCTGATGACCTCCTTCGCCTTCATCCTCGGCGTGACGCCGCTCGCCATCGCCAGCGGACCGGGCTCCGGCGCCCAGAACGCCATCGGCATTGGCGTGATGGGCGGCATGATCGCGGCCACGGTGCTCGGCCTGTTCTTCGTGCCGCTGCTGTTCGTGGTCGTCCGCCGGTTCTTCCCCGGCAAGCTGCCCAGCGCGGCCGCCGCCCCGAACGCCGATTCCGGGGAGGCACCCCATGCCCCGCAGGCCTGACCCGCGCCGCTCCGCCGCCTCTTGTCTTCGCCTCTCAGGTGAACCGATGTCCCTGCCGCCCGCGACCTGCTTCTCCTTCCGCGCCGTGCTGCCTCGCCTCGCCGGCACGGCTTTCGTTGCCGCCCTGCTCGGCGGATGCGCGGTGGGGCCGGATTACCGTGCGCCCGACCTCACCCTGCCGGCAAAATGGGGGACGGCCTCGCCAACGGTGACCGTCACCGGCGAGGAAGGGGACAATCATCCGCCGGAACTGGCGCAATGGTGGAAACGGCTCGGCGACCCGACGCTGAACCGCCTGATCGACGAGGCGGTGGCGGGCAATCTTGATGTCGCCACGGCCAAAGCCCGGGTGCGGCAGGCCCGCGCCACCCGCCGGGAGGCGATGGCCGCGCTTGCTCCCACACTGACGGGTTCGGGCAGCTATACGCGCGCCGCCAATGGCAGCAACGTCTCCGATACCGGCACGGTTACCGTGGCGCGACCGTTCGATTCGTTCGACCTTGGCGCCAATGCCGGCTGGGAACTCGACCTGTTCGGCGAAAATCGCCGTGCGGCCGAGGCGGCCACCTATGGGCTCGATGCCGCGCAGGAGACGTTGCGCAATACGTTGCTTACCCTCATCGGCGACGTGGCGACCTACTATGCCGAAGCGCGCGGCTATCAGGCGCGGGCGGCGCTGGCGCGCCGTACCGCCGCCTCGCAGCGAGAAACCGCCGCTCTCACTCGCACCAAGCTGCAGGTCGGCTCGGCCTCGGCCGCGGATGTCGCCAATGCGGAGGGGCAGGCTGCGAGCACCGAGGCCAATATTCCCGAACTTGAGTCGAACTACCAGCAGAGCGTGCATCAGCTCGCCATCCTGCTCGGCCAGCCGCCAAGCGCGCTGAACGGGTTGATGAAGAAGCCGGCGGCGATTCCCACCCCGGTGAAGCCGATCCCGCGCGGCGTGCCGGCCAATGTACTGCTCTCGCGGCCTGATGTGCGCCTCGCCGAGCGCCAATATGCCCAGTACACGGCCCAGATCGGTCAGGCGGAAGCGGCGCTCTATCCCGATGTGAGCCTGACCGGTTCCATCTCCACCTCGGGGGCGACGTTGGGCGACCTCGCCAAGAGCTCGAGCGTGAGCTGGAGCTTCGGCCCGAGCGTGAGCATCCCCATCTTCAATGGCGGCCAGCTCAAGGCGGCCGTGGAATTTGCTCAGGCTCAGCGCGACGAGTACTTCCTCAATTACCGCGCCGCCGTGCTCACGGCGCTGCAGGATGTCGAGAATGCCAGCGTCTCGCTGCAGCAGGAACGGCTCAAATATAAGAGCCTGAGTGCCTCCGCCGCCTCCTATCGGCAGGCGGTCTCGCTGGCGCGCACGCTCTACCAGAGCGGCTCGTCAAGCTTCCTCGACGTGCTCGTGGCCGAGCGCTCGGCCTATTCGGCCGACGATTCCGTGCTCACCAGCCAGGTTGCCATCGCCACCGATTATGTCGCGCTCAACAAGGCGCTCGGCGGCGGTTGGACCGGCACGATCGACGACCGCACGCCGGCGGTGGTCGACACGCAGATGGCCCCGCGTCTGGTCTCCCTCGACCATACCGGTCTCACTCCGCGCGAGCCGGAGGACCAGGGCATCGGGGAAGCCTTCGCGCATTGACGGGGAAGAGGCGGTTAGCCCGCCTCTCCCGCCTGCACCCGGCGCGCCGCCAGTGAAGACCGCAGCAGAGCGGCGATGAAGACGAAGCTCATCAGCAGAACGATGGTCGGGGCCGGGGCACTATCGAGGAAGAAGGAAAGGTAGACGCCCAGCAGCGAGGCGATCACCGCCACGCTGAGCGCCGCCGCCAGCATGGCGCCGAAGGTCCGCGTGAGCAGAAAGGCGATGGCGCCCGGCGCAATCAGCATGGCGATGGCGAGGATCAGCCCCACGGCGGTGAGCGCACCGACAATGGTGAGCGAGATCAGGCACAGCAGGCCGTAATGCAGCCACCCGACCGGCAGGCCGACGGCGCGGGCCTGTATGGGATCGAAGGCATGGAGCAGGAAATCGCGCCATTTCACCGCGATGACCGCCGCCACCACCGCCGCGACCGCCGCGGTCTCGCCAATGTCGCGCCAGGAGACGCCGAGCATGTCGCCGAACAGGATATGGTCGAGATGCACCTCGGACTGGATTTTCACATAGAGCACCAGCCCGACACCGAACATGCCGGAGAACACGATGCCCATCACCGTGTCCTGCTTGATGCGGCTATTGTCCTTGAGATAGCCGGTCGCCACCGCGCAGAACATGCCGGCGGCGAAGGCGCCCAGCGCCAGCGGCAAGCCGAGGATGTAGGCCAGTACCACCCCGGGAAAAACCGCGTGGGAAATGGCGTCGCCCATCAGCGACCATCCCTTCAGCACCAGGAAGCAGGAAAGCAGCGCCATCGGCACCGCCACCAGCCCGGAGATGACGAGGGCATTGACCATGAAGTCGAACTGGAAGGGGGAGAGCAGGGTCTCGATCATGCCGATGCCTCCGCCTTGAGGGCTTCGGCCGCCCGCCGCCGCGCCGCCAGCATGCCGTGCTTCGGGGCGAGGACGAAGGCGGTGAGGAACACCAGGGTCTGCAGCACCACGATGATGCCGCCGGTGGCGCCGTCGAGGAAATAGCTGGCATAGGCGCCGAGAAAGCTGGTGCCGGCGCCTATAGCGACGGCGATCGCCAGCAGGCGGGGAAAACGGTCGGCCAGCAGATAGGCGGTGGCGCCGGGCGTGACGACCAGGCAGATGACGAGAAAGGCGCCCACCGTCTGCAGCGCGGCCACTGTGGAGGCGGCTAGCAGGGTGAAGAACATGATTTTCAGCGCGGTGGGCTTGAGGCCGATGGAGCGGGCATGCGCCTCGTCGAAGAACACCGCCATCAGGTCGCGCCACTTCACCAGAAGGATCGCCAGCGACACGGTGCCGATGATGGCGAGTTGCAGCGTGTCCTCCGGCGTGATGGTGAGGATGTTGCCGAGCACAATGGTCTGGATGTTCACCGAGGTCGGCGAAAGCGAGACCATGAACAGGCCGAGCGCGAAGAAGGAGGAAAAGATCAGCCCGATGATCGCGTCCTCCCGCAGCCTTGTCCGCTGGTTGAGGAACAGCATCGCCGCGGCAGCTAGCCCGCCGGAAAAGAAGGCGCCGATGGCGAAGGGCAGGCCGAGCATGTAGGCACCCGCCACGCCCGGCACGATGGCGTGCGACAGCGCGTCGCCGATCAGCGACCAGCCCTTGAGCATGAGATAGCAGGAGAGGAAGGCGCACACCGCCCCGACGAGAGCCGAGACCCACATGGCATTGCGCATATATTCATAGCCGAAGGGCTCGGCCAGCAGTGTCATCACGGCGCGGTCTCCGTCGCTCGCGGCGGGCGCTCACCCTTCTCGCCATAGAACACCAGCGGGCGCTCGTCGTCGCTCAGCACGGCGAGCTGGCGGCTGTCATCGTCGGCGTGCAAGCCCGCACCGTCGAGCACGAAATGGCGCAGCACGCCGCCGAAAGTCTTTTCCAGATTGGCCTCGGTGAAAATCTCCGATGTTGGGCCGGAAGCGAGCACCGTGCCTTTCACCAGCACGGTACGGTCGCAAAATTCCGGCACGCTGCCGAGATTGTGGGTGGACACCAGCATCACCCGTCCTTCGTCGCGCAGCGCCCGCAACAGGGCGATGATCGCCTCCTCGGTCTTCACGTCGACCCCGGTGAACGGCTCGTCGAGCAGGATCACCTTCGCGTCCTGCGCCAGCGCGCGGGCGAGGAAGACGCGCTTCTTCTGCCCGCCGGAGAGTTCGCCGATCTGCCGCTTGCGGAACTCGCTCATATTGACGCGGGCCAGCGCGTCGGTGACGGCGGCCCGGTCGGCGGCGCGGGGCAGTCGCATCAGCCCCATATGGCCGTAGCGCCCCATCATCACCACGTCTTCCACCAGTACGGGGAAGTTCCAGTCCACTTCCTCGCTCTGCGGCACATAGGCGACGAGGTTGCGCTTCAGCGCTGCCGTGACGCTGTCGCCGAGAATGCGAATGTCGCCGGAGGCGAGCCGCACGAACCCCATGATCGCCTTGAACAGGGTCGACTTGCCCGAGCCATTGACCCCGACCAGCGCCGTGATGGTGCCTGTCGGGATAGCGAAGCTGGCGTCGCGCAGCGCGGTGTGGCCGTTGCGATAGGTCACCGAGACATGGCGGACGGCGAGGCCCTCGGCAGTGGCGACGGGGGTCCGAACATTCATTGCGATAGCCCCTTGGCCAAGCCCTTTTCCAGCGTGCCTGTGGTGACAGTGAGCAGGTCGATATAGGTCGGCACCGGGCCGTCGGCCTCGCTCAGCGAGTCCACATAGAGCACGCCGCCATAGAGCGCCCCGGTCTCGCGCGCTACCTGCCGCGCCGGCTTGTCGGAGACGGTGCTTTCGCTGAACACGGCGGGAATCTTGTTGGCCCGCACCGCGTCGATCACCTTGCGCACCTGCTGCGGCGTGCCCTGCTGGTCGGCATTGATCGGCCAGAGATAAAGCTCCTTCAGCCCGAAATCCCGTGCGAGATAGGAAAAGGCCCCCTCGCTCGACACCAGCCAGCGCTTGTCGGCGGGAATAGCGTCGAGTTCAGCGCGGATCGGCGCCACGGCGGCTTCGATCTTCGCCTTGTAGGCAGCCGCATTCGCCGCATAGGTCGCGGCGTTGGCGGGGTCATATTTCATGAAGGCGTCGCGGATATTGTCGACATAGATCAGCGCGTTGGCGGGCGACATCCAGGCATGCGGGTTGGGCTTGCCGCTATAGGGCCCCTGGGAAATGCTGATCGGTTCGACGCCAGCGGAAACGACGACGCTCGGTACATCCTTGAGATTGCGGAAGAATTTCTCAAACCAGAGTTCGAGGTTCAGCCCGTTCCAGAGGATAAGCTGCGCACCTTGGGCGCGCTGGATGTCGCCGGGTGTGGGGGCGTAATTGTGGATCTCGGCACCGGGCTTGGTGATCGATTCAACCACCGCCGCATCGCCTGCCACATTGCGCGCCATGTCGGCGATGACGGTGAAGGTCGTCACAGCCTTGAACTTTGGTGCGGCGCCCGCGCTCTCCTGCGCCCGCGCGGCGGAGGCACCGGCCAGCCCCGCCATCAGTACTCCGGCCAGAACACCGGCGGCACCGAGGCGGACAAGCACGGCACGTCGCGAGGGTGTCGTCATGCTGGGATGCTCCTTTTGCGAATGAGTTGCAAAAGCATTCTACGTCAACTTCGCTACCTTGCAACTGCAAATGAGTTGCAGAAAGGCGGTCTCCGGGCGTCGGGCGTGGCAATCGGCAAGGGGAGCCTCCCTTCGTGGGGCAGGCTGCCTTGTCAGTCTTCGGAACTGTCAGCCGAACTTACGGGTTAGAAGGCGGGAGGATCACCCATGAGCCATATTCGCTACGAGATCGTCGAACATGATGGCGGCTGGGCCTACAAGCTCGGCGACGTTTTCTCCGAAACTCATCCCACGCACGATTCGGCCCTTGCGGCCGCACGCGAGGCGGCGGCTCGTCAGTCCCTTTCTGGCGAAACCCGCCCGATCGCCTATCAGGACCGCAGCGGGCGCTGGCATGAGGAAGTCGCCCAGGGTGGCGACCGTCCCGAGGTCGAAGTCGAGGACACGACGAAGGGTGCGTGAAGCTCAACGCGCGCCAAGCGCCGCGCGCCAGGCCTGCCATACATAGCCGCCTGTCATTCCGGAGCCGCTTGCGATGGTGCGCGGCTTATGGCTGGTAGCGGGGTCTCCTCGCGCCCCGCGCATTCGAAGCGCCGCAAAACTCCGGGTGAAAAATGGTAGATCCCGCCCTTCCTGCCCGCGACGCGGCGGCTTTCTTCCACCAGCAGGGTTCAACGCCGGCCCTGGCCGCCCTGCGCGCGGCGCGGGGAATATGGCTGGAGGACAGCGAAGGCCGGCGTCTCATCGACCTGCATGGCAACACTGCGCACCATCTCGGCCATGGACATCCGGAGATTGCGGCGGCTGTGGCGGAGCAACTCGACCGGCTCGCCTTTTCGCCGCGCCGTTTCACAAATGAGCCCGCCGTGCTGTTGGCCGAGGCGTTGCAGGGGCATTGGCCGGGGGGGCCGGCGCGGGTGCTGTTCGCCACTGGCGGCTCCGACGCCGTCGAGATCGCGTTGAAGCTGGCGCGGGTCGCCACCGGGCGTTCCGAGACGCTGTCGCTGGAAGGCGCCTATCACGGCCATGGCTTCGGCGCCTTCGG is a genomic window of Ancylobacter sp. IITR112 containing:
- a CDS encoding manganese/iron ABC transporter ATP-binding protein — its product is MNVRTPVATAEGLAVRHVSVTYRNGHTALRDASFAIPTGTITALVGVNGSGKSTLFKAIMGFVRLASGDIRILGDSVTAALKRNLVAYVPQSEEVDWNFPVLVEDVVMMGRYGHMGLMRLPRAADRAAVTDALARVNMSEFRKRQIGELSGGQKKRVFLARALAQDAKVILLDEPFTGVDVKTEEAIIALLRALRDEGRVMLVSTHNLGSVPEFCDRTVLVKGTVLASGPTSEIFTEANLEKTFGGVLRHFVLDGAGLHADDDSRQLAVLSDDERPLVFYGEKGERPPRATETAP
- a CDS encoding metal ABC transporter permease — translated: MGMIETLLSPFQFDFMVNALVISGLVAVPMALLSCFLVLKGWSLMGDAISHAVFPGVVLAYILGLPLALGAFAAGMFCAVATGYLKDNSRIKQDTVMGIVFSGMFGVGLVLYVKIQSEVHLDHILFGDMLGVSWRDIGETAAVAAVVAAVIAVKWRDFLLHAFDPIQARAVGLPVGWLHYGLLCLISLTIVGALTAVGLILAIAMLIAPGAIAFLLTRTFGAMLAAALSVAVIASLLGVYLSFFLDSAPAPTIVLLMSFVFIAALLRSSLAARRVQAGEAG
- a CDS encoding efflux transporter outer membrane subunit codes for the protein MSLPPATCFSFRAVLPRLAGTAFVAALLGGCAVGPDYRAPDLTLPAKWGTASPTVTVTGEEGDNHPPELAQWWKRLGDPTLNRLIDEAVAGNLDVATAKARVRQARATRREAMAALAPTLTGSGSYTRAANGSNVSDTGTVTVARPFDSFDLGANAGWELDLFGENRRAAEAATYGLDAAQETLRNTLLTLIGDVATYYAEARGYQARAALARRTAASQRETAALTRTKLQVGSASAADVANAEGQAASTEANIPELESNYQQSVHQLAILLGQPPSALNGLMKKPAAIPTPVKPIPRGVPANVLLSRPDVRLAERQYAQYTAQIGQAEAALYPDVSLTGSISTSGATLGDLAKSSSVSWSFGPSVSIPIFNGGQLKAAVEFAQAQRDEYFLNYRAAVLTALQDVENASVSLQQERLKYKSLSASAASYRQAVSLARTLYQSGSSSFLDVLVAERSAYSADDSVLTSQVAIATDYVALNKALGGGWTGTIDDRTPAVVDTQMAPRLVSLDHTGLTPREPEDQGIGEAFAH
- a CDS encoding efflux RND transporter periplasmic adaptor subunit; translated protein: MRIPAAFALILALSGCDGRDGGPPQGPGPQGRPQVGVVTVSPQSVAITAEMPGRTTASLVAEVRPQVGGIIKSRLFEEGSEVKAGDALYQIDPASYQASYDSAQASLQKAEAAVPSAQSKVDRYEGLIKQNAVSKQDYDDAVASLAQAKADVAAAKADVDTARINLDYTRITAPIGGRIDKSTLTPGALVTASQDTALTTIRTLDPINVDVTQSSTNLLNLRQAIRDGRIKISGDNVQVRLELDNGETYAHPGTLEFTSAYVDTTTGTYGVRAQFPNPERLLLPGMYVRAIIEEGVAPDSFLVPQRGVTRNTKGEPVALVVNGDNKVEQRVLTVSRSVGNSWLVDSGIRDGDRVIVEGSQFARPGQDVTPVDVVVDDTTGEVLERGQQSAAPGKDQASPPTAASPNPSK
- a CDS encoding efflux RND transporter permease subunit; amino-acid sequence: MSRFFIDRPVFAWVLALLVMLGGVLALNTLPIAQYPQIAPPTVSVTASYPGADAQTVENSVTKVIEQGLTGIDNLDYMSATSTSTGQATITLTFTNAADPDIAQMQVQNKLQLVTPQLPSVVQTNGISVDKASDGFLMVIGFVSTDGRMSSTDVSDYVDSTLNDTLRRIEGVGSTTLFGSSYAMRIWLDPEKLAKYQLMPSDVASAIQAQNTQVSAGQVGGLPARPGQQLNATVTSRSRLQTPEQFRNIIVKSTSDGSLVRINDVATVELAAESYTTASRYNGMPAGGLAINLATGANAVATAERVKSAIERMKPTFPENVDVVYPYDTTPFVLLSIEEVVRTLVEAIGLVFVVMFIFLQNVRATLIPSLAVPVVLLGTFGVLALFGYSINTLTMFAMVLAIGLLVDDAIVVVENVERVMEEEGLSPKEATRKSMGEITGALVGIATVLSAVFIPMAFFGGSVGVIYRQFSVTIVSAMILSVLVALILTPALCATILKPPREHAKSRGFFGWFNRNFDRTTTAYRSGAAGVLARAGRFLAIFLVLAIGMGWMFVRLPSSFLPEEDQGILITMVQLPAGATADRTEKVLDTVRQHFLEGEKEAVEGIFTVNGFGFSGEGQNLGIAFIRLKPFDERKSPAVSAAAVAGRAMAQLHVRDAMVFTLNPPAIQGMGNSGGFSFYLQDMTGVGHEKLMAARNQLLGMAAQDHRLVATRPNGLEDQPQLVVDIDQEKASALGVSLADINDTLSTAWGSDYVNDFLDRGRVKKVYLQSAADFRMQPEDLAKWEVRNSSGTMVPFSSFASTRWTYGSPRLERFNGASAVEIQGQAAPGVSSGVAMDAIDTLVGQLPPGFTHEWTGLSHQERLSANQATALYAISVLVIFLCLAALYESWSIPFAVLMSVPIGIFGALLAATLFDQSNDVYFKVGLLTTIGLAAKNAILIVEFAIERQAHGVSLVEATLDAARQRLRPILMTSFAFILGVTPLAIASGPGSGAQNAIGIGVMGGMIAATVLGLFFVPLLFVVVRRFFPGKLPSAAAAPNADSGEAPHAPQA
- a CDS encoding metal ABC transporter permease, translated to MTLLAEPFGYEYMRNAMWVSALVGAVCAFLSCYLMLKGWSLIGDALSHAIVPGVAGAYMLGLPFAIGAFFSGGLAAAAMLFLNQRTRLREDAIIGLIFSSFFALGLFMVSLSPTSVNIQTIVLGNILTITPEDTLQLAIIGTVSLAILLVKWRDLMAVFFDEAHARSIGLKPTALKIMFFTLLAASTVAALQTVGAFLVICLVVTPGATAYLLADRFPRLLAIAVAIGAGTSFLGAYASYFLDGATGGIIVVLQTLVFLTAFVLAPKHGMLAARRRAAEALKAEASA
- a CDS encoding metal ABC transporter substrate-binding protein — its product is MTTPSRRAVLVRLGAAGVLAGVLMAGLAGASAARAQESAGAAPKFKAVTTFTVIADMARNVAGDAAVVESITKPGAEIHNYAPTPGDIQRAQGAQLILWNGLNLELWFEKFFRNLKDVPSVVVSAGVEPISISQGPYSGKPNPHAWMSPANALIYVDNIRDAFMKYDPANAATYAANAAAYKAKIEAAVAPIRAELDAIPADKRWLVSSEGAFSYLARDFGLKELYLWPINADQQGTPQQVRKVIDAVRANKIPAVFSESTVSDKPARQVARETGALYGGVLYVDSLSEADGPVPTYIDLLTVTTGTLEKGLAKGLSQ
- a CDS encoding DUF2188 domain-containing protein yields the protein MSHIRYEIVEHDGGWAYKLGDVFSETHPTHDSALAAAREAAARQSLSGETRPIAYQDRSGRWHEEVAQGGDRPEVEVEDTTKGA